One segment of Methanobacterium sp. DNA contains the following:
- a CDS encoding type II toxin-antitoxin system HicA family toxin, whose protein sequence is MKALVKLGFAVRLGKGDHVVLQKNHRVFSIPLHKTLKKGTLRKILKQAGISVEEFNEAL, encoded by the coding sequence ATCAAAGCACTCGTAAAATTAGGCTTTGCAGTTAGGCTGGGAAAGGGAGATCATGTAGTGTTACAGAAGAATCACAGAGTATTTTCCATTCCACTGCATAAAACACTCAAGAAAGGAACTTTGAGGAAAATTCTAAAACAGGCAGGAATATCTGTAGAAGAATTTAATGAGGCGTTATAA
- a CDS encoding chitobiase/beta-hexosaminidase C-terminal domain-containing protein, which translates to MPAICSDGRYVAFLSKQGISGGYNNVFVRDCAWNVNPGESIQNGLNSAAPWQIVVVNGNNTPYKENVVINRPYTILRGIGATIEALNPDLPVFTVNSPGNETIIQGFTILNTTSSSGIYLNNVENCEISENILKNNLFGILIEDSVFNLVYGNIITENGFGIELQNSDSNFILYNNFIDNYTQAYADNLSTGNEFNLSDLEGGGNYWSDYTGSDRGDGYGNIPYLFTDGVDSLPWFKQIISSNIAQVITANSKGGLFNSTQNITLSGTFNLDPNTIILYTTDGSNPLLNGSLYTGPVTIVNEGKTVLKFFAIDDDYNTSRIYEEFYTIDRTAPVPMANLAAGDYYAPQNIVLGANEKAKIYYTINGTDPTTNSTKYTSPVNISTTKTLKFMAVDDAGNQSPVSAVNYDIYDREPYSYQVTVPYRLSNKKYRIKYRAPYTAKKRIRTKVGKKWRYTWTQVTRYRWKYRWDYLYGYRTETRWDYRWVLKY; encoded by the coding sequence ATGCCTGCTATATGTTCAGACGGACGTTACGTAGCATTCCTTTCAAAACAGGGGATCAGCGGCGGATATAACAATGTTTTTGTTCGTGATTGCGCCTGGAACGTTAATCCTGGTGAAAGCATTCAAAATGGATTAAACAGTGCTGCTCCATGGCAAATAGTTGTTGTAAATGGAAATAATACACCTTATAAAGAAAATGTGGTGATTAATAGACCATACACAATTCTAAGAGGTATCGGTGCTACAATAGAAGCCTTAAATCCAGATTTACCAGTATTTACAGTTAATTCTCCAGGAAACGAAACTATCATTCAGGGATTTACAATTCTTAATACAACTTCTTCAAGTGGTATTTACTTAAATAATGTGGAAAATTGCGAAATTTCAGAAAATATATTGAAAAACAACCTGTTTGGAATTTTAATAGAAGACAGTGTATTCAATCTGGTTTATGGAAATATTATCACAGAAAACGGCTTTGGAATTGAACTTCAAAACTCTGATTCAAATTTTATCCTGTATAATAACTTCATAGACAATTATACTCAAGCATATGCTGATAATTTGAGCACAGGCAACGAATTCAACCTTTCTGATTTAGAAGGTGGTGGAAACTACTGGAGTGATTATACGGGTTCTGATAGGGGAGATGGTTATGGAAACATTCCTTATTTATTTACAGATGGCGTCGACAGTTTACCATGGTTCAAACAGATTATAAGCAGTAATATAGCGCAGGTTATAACTGCAAATTCTAAAGGAGGCTTGTTTAACTCAACGCAAAACATAACACTATCTGGAACGTTCAATTTAGATCCAAATACAATTATACTGTATACAACAGATGGTAGCAACCCATTATTGAATGGAAGTTTATATACAGGGCCAGTAACAATTGTTAACGAAGGAAAAACCGTTTTAAAATTCTTTGCAATTGATGATGACTATAACACATCCAGAATTTACGAAGAGTTCTATACAATTGACAGAACAGCCCCAGTTCCCATGGCCAATCTTGCAGCTGGAGATTATTATGCACCTCAAAATATTGTTTTAGGAGCCAATGAAAAAGCAAAAATATATTACACGATCAATGGCACTGATCCAACTACAAACAGCACAAAATATACATCACCAGTCAATATAAGCACAACCAAAACTTTGAAATTCATGGCTGTGGACGATGCAGGCAATCAATCTCCAGTAAGCGCAGTAAATTACGATATATATGATCGGGAGCCCTATAGCTACCAGGTAACAGTTCCATACAGGTTAAGCAACAAAAAATACAGGATAAAATACCGTGCACCCTACACAGCTAAAAAGAGGATAAGAACCAAAGTAGGGAAAAAATGGAGATACACCTGGACTCAGGTAACCAGGTACAGGTGGAAATATCGATGGGATTACCTCTATGGATACAGAACAGAAACAAGATGGGATTACCGATGGGTTTTAAAATACTAA
- the lon gene encoding endopeptidase La: protein MKEMNANEKLSVLFIPDTILLHETNINLKVDKKIGRRLYNRAARDNFYGIVAGVREVNEDGLYIDDDFYNVGTLIKVNKAKEMRDFYHINVDILERVEIEKFIPDGRDYRAKYHLIPDIVDIDEENQKEILKQIRFLISEISENFKGSKTYVEHVNKLNDLTKVIGYIFPHIMLSLQEKQAFLEIRSLKEKSLKFLDILIDQKESLKFQMEIAAKLNEDMNKKHRENMLKEQLRAIQEELNDVEGGSTKKDYRQLIEEACMPENIKEVALEEVSKLERQGPHSSEENVIRNYLDLLVSLPWGKSETKDIDIESARKLLDEEHYGLDKVKDRIIQHLTVMKLKQNKQGSILLLVGPPGTGKTSLGRSIAEALERKYVRISLGGVKDESEIRGHRRTYLGALPGRIIQGMKRAGEKNPVFILDEVDKLMASYSGDPASALLEVLDPEQNNSFSDHYLEVPYDLSDVFFIATANNIRGIPGPLRDRMEIIEIGSYTGNEKFYIAKKHLIGLVLEDHGLNKSQLQIDDEALKTIIEKYTREAGVRGLKRQLSAVARVASEKIVLGKVELPYVVKEDMLYDILGHEIAQVHQAGKNNPPGVVTGLAWTPVGGDILFIEGAFMPGTGKLTLTGQLGDVMKESAKISQSLIRSRLAFNLKTIEFDKKDLHIHVPSGAIPKDGPSAGVALLTTIASLVTGQEVDPKLAMTGEISLRGAVLPVGGIKEKVLAAHRAGIKRVILPEGNKKDIDDIPEDVQRDLEFILVETVEDVLKETIGIELPGPVMFEVPVGPVRGGAGA from the coding sequence ATGAAAGAAATGAATGCTAATGAAAAATTATCAGTATTATTTATACCAGACACAATCCTGTTACATGAAACCAACATAAACTTGAAAGTTGATAAAAAGATAGGTAGAAGATTATACAACCGTGCTGCAAGAGACAATTTTTATGGAATCGTAGCTGGTGTTCGCGAAGTAAATGAAGATGGCCTATATATAGACGATGATTTTTACAATGTAGGAACATTGATAAAAGTCAACAAAGCCAAAGAGATGAGGGATTTCTATCATATTAATGTAGACATCCTGGAAAGAGTAGAAATAGAAAAATTCATTCCGGATGGTCGAGATTACAGGGCAAAATACCATTTAATTCCAGATATTGTAGACATTGATGAAGAAAATCAGAAAGAAATCCTGAAACAGATAAGATTCCTAATTTCAGAGATAAGTGAAAACTTTAAAGGTTCAAAAACTTACGTAGAGCATGTAAACAAATTAAATGACCTCACAAAAGTCATAGGTTACATATTCCCTCACATAATGCTTTCGTTGCAGGAAAAACAGGCATTTTTAGAAATCCGTTCATTAAAAGAAAAGAGTTTGAAGTTCCTTGATATACTGATAGATCAGAAGGAATCATTGAAGTTCCAGATGGAAATAGCTGCCAAATTAAATGAGGACATGAATAAAAAACACAGAGAAAACATGCTCAAAGAGCAGCTTCGGGCCATACAGGAAGAACTGAATGATGTGGAAGGTGGCAGCACTAAAAAAGATTATAGACAATTAATTGAAGAAGCTTGCATGCCTGAAAACATTAAAGAAGTTGCCTTAGAAGAAGTAAGTAAACTGGAAAGACAGGGACCTCATAGCTCAGAAGAAAATGTTATTAGAAACTACCTCGACCTTTTAGTGAGCTTGCCCTGGGGTAAAAGTGAAACAAAAGACATAGATATAGAATCTGCAAGAAAATTACTGGACGAAGAGCACTACGGGCTGGATAAAGTTAAGGATAGAATTATCCAGCACCTTACAGTTATGAAACTCAAGCAAAACAAGCAGGGATCAATATTACTGCTTGTTGGACCTCCAGGAACAGGTAAAACAAGTTTAGGAAGGAGCATAGCTGAAGCACTGGAGCGAAAATACGTTAGAATAAGCCTCGGTGGAGTTAAAGATGAGTCAGAAATCAGAGGACACAGAAGAACCTATTTAGGTGCTTTACCGGGAAGGATTATACAGGGAATGAAACGTGCAGGAGAGAAAAACCCGGTATTTATACTGGATGAGGTTGATAAGCTGATGGCCTCATACAGCGGCGACCCAGCAAGTGCACTCTTAGAAGTTTTAGACCCTGAACAGAACAACAGCTTCTCAGATCACTACTTAGAAGTTCCTTACGACCTCTCTGATGTATTCTTCATTGCAACAGCAAACAACATAAGAGGTATTCCTGGACCGCTACGAGATCGTATGGAAATCATAGAAATAGGAAGCTATACAGGCAATGAAAAGTTCTATATAGCCAAAAAACACCTGATAGGCCTTGTACTTGAAGATCATGGATTAAACAAGAGTCAGCTTCAAATAGATGATGAAGCACTTAAAACCATCATCGAAAAATACACACGAGAAGCAGGTGTAAGGGGACTTAAACGACAGTTGTCTGCTGTTGCCAGAGTTGCATCAGAAAAGATTGTCCTTGGAAAGGTTGAACTACCCTATGTGGTAAAAGAAGACATGCTCTATGATATACTGGGCCATGAAATAGCTCAGGTTCATCAGGCAGGTAAAAATAACCCGCCCGGAGTTGTAACTGGTTTAGCATGGACACCTGTTGGTGGTGACATACTGTTTATTGAAGGTGCATTCATGCCCGGAACCGGTAAATTAACCCTTACTGGCCAATTAGGAGATGTGATGAAGGAATCTGCAAAGATTTCTCAAAGTCTCATCCGTTCAAGACTGGCATTCAACTTAAAAACAATTGAATTTGACAAGAAGGATTTACATATACACGTTCCATCAGGGGCAATTCCAAAAGACGGGCCATCTGCAGGTGTAGCTCTTCTAACAACCATTGCATCACTTGTAACAGGCCAGGAAGTGGATCCAAAGCTTGCCATGACTGGTGAAATATCCCTTAGGGGCGCTGTTTTACCGGTTGGCGGTATAAAAGAGAAGGTTCTTGCAGCTCACCGCGCAGGAATAAAACGTGTTATCTTACCAGAAGGCAATAAAAAGGACATTGACGACATCCCCGAAGATGTTCAAAGAGATTTAGAGTTCATCCTGGTTGAAACAGTGGAAGATGTCTTAAAAGAAACCATTGGAATAGAACTACCGGGACCAGTGATGTTTGAAGTGCCAGTTGGCCCTGTAAGGGGTGGGGCTGGAGCTTAA
- the nucS gene encoding endonuclease NucS yields MIIKTKETPKPAEMLKFIDEGLSKKAFITIIACCKIKYKGRATGRLGSGDRTIIIKTDGSFIVHQDYSLEPVNWQPPNCKFRTWIEENKVYICGVRRNPHEFLEVEIIKTHLVSYHIGKDTKTLELAGYEEDMREMIFKIPEIIEKGFTPTSREYSVSEGFIDILGKDKKGNLMILELKSRRAGVNAVKQLKRYFEDFKDHKDFVRGILVAPSITDDAQELLEKYQLEFVALKPPNELNISKNTTLDFFKSKT; encoded by the coding sequence ATGATAATTAAAACCAAAGAAACCCCCAAACCAGCAGAAATGTTAAAGTTTATAGATGAAGGATTATCGAAAAAAGCATTTATAACTATCATAGCATGCTGTAAAATTAAATACAAAGGTAGAGCTACTGGCCGGCTTGGATCTGGAGATAGAACCATTATCATAAAAACAGATGGGTCTTTTATAGTACATCAAGATTATAGTTTAGAGCCTGTTAACTGGCAGCCTCCAAACTGTAAATTTAGAACATGGATAGAAGAAAATAAAGTATATATCTGTGGTGTTAGACGAAATCCCCATGAATTTCTTGAAGTTGAAATCATAAAAACCCATTTAGTATCCTATCACATAGGTAAGGACACTAAAACCCTTGAACTTGCAGGATATGAGGAAGATATGCGAGAGATGATATTTAAGATCCCTGAAATCATTGAAAAAGGATTTACACCTACATCAAGAGAATATTCTGTTTCAGAAGGTTTTATAGACATATTAGGTAAGGACAAGAAGGGTAATTTAATGATTCTTGAACTTAAAAGCAGACGTGCAGGCGTTAATGCAGTTAAACAGCTGAAAAGGTATTTTGAAGATTTTAAGGATCATAAAGATTTTGTAAGGGGCATCCTGGTTGCTCCATCGATTACTGATGACGCTCAGGAGTTGCTTGAGAAGTATCAGCTTGAATTTGTAGCATTAAAGCCTCCAAATGAGCTTAATATTAGTAAAAACACTACTTTAGATTTCTTTAAGTCAAAAACATAG
- a CDS encoding metalloregulator ArsR/SmtB family transcription factor, producing MNVEIEKYISIFLYNNNMLRINSEQCCDLSLELEELFKALGNINRLLLIYKMTSGEVEKVSVTQMANMMGLTQPAASQHLKILKTARILTAEKRGNHIYYTFNKSAMINHKEKIDFLFGCVLSKCSSSKKR from the coding sequence ATGAATGTGGAAATAGAAAAGTATATAAGTATATTCTTATATAATAATAACATGTTGAGGATAAATTCTGAACAGTGCTGTGATTTATCTCTTGAACTGGAAGAATTATTCAAAGCACTTGGAAACATCAACCGGCTGTTATTAATATATAAAATGACATCGGGAGAAGTGGAAAAAGTCAGCGTAACTCAAATGGCTAATATGATGGGTTTAACACAACCGGCAGCATCACAACATCTAAAAATACTGAAAACTGCCAGAATCCTCACTGCAGAAAAAAGAGGTAACCACATCTACTACACATTTAACAAGAGTGCAATGATAAATCACAAAGAAAAAATTGATTTTTTATTCGGCTGCGTACTATCCAAGTGCAGCAGCTCCAAAAAAAGATAA
- a CDS encoding ATP-binding protein, with amino-acid sequence MSKKIMIVEDESITAQDIKKSLISLGFEVVSIEDEGKNAIKKAEELKPDLVLMDVVLKGEIDGIEAASKIHEQFNIPVVYLTAYSNDRVFERAKLTDPYGFLVKPVDFYGLKCTLENAIYRYELEKESKKNEKNLKVFLDGLPDSGILIEPDGKIIIANELFLKKYGKYHDEIIGKNIKDFLPELIAEKCLKIYKKVIETRKSVTIETEHSGIYTKHFINPVFDKESKVSRLAIIIYDITKEKNAEIQLKEAYENLEVKVQERTIELDMVIEELKRSNEELQQFAYVASHDLQEPLRTIASFTQLLERRYKGKLDEDADEFMDYIVDAAKRMQQLIQDLLEYSRVAKKGEKFQPVDIKEVLDSALFNLKTLLTKSNVEITHDKLPTVTAYKTQLIQLLQNLIGNAIKFKKTNEPLKIHISAKKDEKKNEFVFSVQDNGIGIEKEYFDRIFTIFQRLHTREEYTGTGIGLSTAKKIIECHGGRIWVESEPGVGSIFYFTIPISK; translated from the coding sequence ATGTCAAAAAAAATAATGATCGTTGAAGACGAGTCAATTACAGCACAGGATATTAAAAAATCGTTGATAAGCCTTGGATTTGAAGTAGTTTCCATTGAAGATGAGGGAAAAAATGCCATTAAAAAAGCTGAAGAACTTAAACCTGATTTAGTTTTAATGGACGTTGTACTTAAAGGCGAAATAGATGGTATTGAGGCTGCAAGTAAGATACATGAACAATTTAATATTCCTGTGGTATATTTAACTGCTTATTCTAATGATAGAGTATTTGAAAGAGCCAAATTAACTGATCCTTACGGATTTCTTGTTAAACCCGTTGATTTTTATGGGTTAAAATGCACCCTGGAAAACGCTATTTATAGATATGAATTAGAAAAGGAATCTAAAAAGAATGAAAAGAATTTAAAAGTTTTTTTAGATGGTCTTCCGGATTCAGGTATTTTAATAGAACCTGATGGGAAAATAATTATTGCAAATGAATTATTTTTAAAAAAGTATGGTAAATATCATGATGAAATCATAGGCAAGAACATAAAGGATTTTTTACCTGAGTTAATAGCAGAGAAATGCCTTAAAATATACAAAAAAGTTATAGAAACCCGAAAATCTGTTACTATTGAAACAGAACACTCTGGAATATATACAAAACATTTTATTAATCCTGTTTTTGATAAGGAAAGTAAGGTGTCCAGATTAGCAATTATCATTTATGACATCACAAAAGAGAAAAATGCTGAAATCCAGCTAAAAGAAGCCTATGAAAACTTAGAAGTCAAAGTTCAAGAAAGAACAATAGAACTGGACATGGTTATTGAAGAGTTAAAGCGCTCTAACGAAGAATTACAACAATTTGCTTATGTGGCTTCCCATGACCTTCAAGAGCCACTTAGAACTATTGCAAGCTTTACTCAGCTTCTTGAAAGGCGTTATAAAGGTAAATTAGATGAGGATGCTGATGAGTTCATGGATTATATTGTAGATGCAGCAAAAAGAATGCAACAGTTAATCCAGGACTTACTTGAATATTCAAGAGTTGCAAAAAAAGGAGAAAAATTCCAGCCTGTAGATATCAAAGAAGTTTTAGACAGCGCCTTATTTAATCTTAAAACCCTCCTTACTAAAAGTAATGTTGAAATAACTCACGACAAACTTCCAACTGTAACAGCCTATAAAACTCAGTTAATTCAATTACTTCAAAACCTCATAGGAAATGCTATTAAGTTTAAAAAGACAAATGAACCTCTAAAAATCCATATTTCTGCCAAAAAAGATGAAAAGAAGAATGAATTTGTTTTTTCTGTGCAAGATAATGGTATTGGTATCGAAAAAGAGTACTTTGACCGGATTTTTACCATATTCCAGAGGCTGCACACACGTGAAGAATATACTGGTACTGGAATTGGGCTTTCAACTGCTAAAAAAATTATTGAGTGCCATGGAGGCCGTATATGGGTTGAATCAGAACCGGGGGTTGGTTCTATATTTTACTTCACGATACCTATTTCTAAATAG
- the mtnP gene encoding S-methyl-5'-thioadenosine phosphorylase, whose translation MIGIIGGTGIYEIVEMGEEVETRIIETPYGKSPEISIFKLHGKEVVFMPRHAKGHANPPHMINYRANVYAMKQMGIERIIASNAVGSLDLSVKPGDFLAPHDFLDFTKIREFTFYDSKTVHIDITEPYCHDLRNVLVSSGDVVRNGVYVCTEGPRFETAAEIKMFKQLGGSVVGMTGIPEAILARELEICYASICMVSNYAASISPTKLTIEEVFEVVEGQKERLVKLLSDSIAKLPEERECPCKYALLGAEIDKV comes from the coding sequence ATGATAGGAATTATTGGCGGCACCGGAATATATGAAATAGTTGAAATGGGAGAGGAAGTGGAAACAAGGATTATTGAAACTCCCTATGGAAAATCTCCAGAAATAAGTATTTTTAAACTGCATGGTAAAGAAGTTGTATTTATGCCAAGACATGCTAAAGGGCATGCAAATCCACCCCATATGATAAATTACAGGGCAAATGTCTATGCAATGAAGCAGATGGGTATTGAAAGGATAATTGCAAGCAATGCCGTTGGATCTCTGGACTTATCTGTTAAACCTGGAGACTTTTTAGCGCCTCACGACTTCCTTGATTTTACCAAAATAAGAGAATTTACATTCTATGACTCTAAAACTGTCCATATTGATATAACAGAGCCATACTGCCATGATTTAAGAAATGTACTTGTTTCATCTGGTGATGTGGTTAGAAATGGAGTATATGTTTGTACAGAAGGCCCTCGATTTGAAACCGCGGCAGAAATTAAGATGTTCAAGCAGCTTGGAGGTTCTGTTGTGGGAATGACCGGAATACCTGAAGCAATACTTGCAAGGGAGCTTGAAATTTGTTATGCAAGTATATGCATGGTTTCTAACTACGCTGCATCAATATCCCCTACTAAACTCACAATAGAAGAAGTATTTGAAGTTGTGGAAGGTCAAAAAGAGAGGTTGGTCAAATTATTATCTGATTCTATAGCTAAGCTCCCTGAAGAAAGGGAATGTCCCTGTAAATATGCACTTTTGGGTGCAGAAATTGATAAAGTTTAA
- a CDS encoding type II toxin-antitoxin system HicB family antitoxin, with protein MKYTIILEKEEEGGYSAQCLELPAAISQGESKEEAIENIKKAIEAVLEVLNQEVERLGKVAEISKVELRV; from the coding sequence ATGAAATATACAATAATCCTTGAAAAAGAGGAGGAAGGCGGGTATTCTGCTCAATGCCTCGAATTGCCAGCTGCCATTAGTCAGGGTGAATCAAAGGAAGAAGCCATTGAAAATATAAAAAAAGCGATTGAAGCTGTGTTAGAGGTGCTTAACCAGGAAGTAGAGAGATTAGGCAAAGTAGCCGAAATTTCTAAGGTGGAATTAAGAGTCTAA
- a CDS encoding VOC family protein: protein MPRIVHFEIPADDPERAVKFYEKVFGWEIEKWEGGEYWLITTGPDEEPGINGAIMPKEEGNDMVRNSIEVDSFDEFKEKIESEGGKMLMEKTQIPGIGDWALFQDTEGNISGMLEPTEEWKAQAREMQKK from the coding sequence ATGCCAAGAATAGTGCATTTTGAGATACCGGCAGATGATCCAGAGAGAGCTGTAAAGTTTTATGAAAAGGTTTTTGGATGGGAAATCGAGAAGTGGGAAGGCGGCGAATACTGGCTGATTACCACTGGCCCGGATGAAGAACCCGGGATTAACGGCGCCATAATGCCTAAAGAAGAAGGAAACGACATGGTGAGGAACTCCATCGAAGTGGATTCCTTTGATGAATTCAAAGAAAAAATCGAGTCTGAAGGTGGGAAAATGCTGATGGAAAAAACACAAATTCCTGGCATTGGTGATTGGGCCCTCTTTCAAGACACTGAGGGAAATATTTCTGGAATGTTGGAGCCCACCGAAGAATGGAAGGCTCAGGCTCGTGAAATGCAAAAGAAATAG
- a CDS encoding aminotransferase class I/II-fold pyridoxal phosphate-dependent enzyme, which produces IYEIEGAKEVAIEFKSFSKNAGFTGTRCAYTVVPKEVMGYDKDGNPYSLNSLWNRRQTTKFNGVSYPVQAAAKAVYSKEGQKEIKEYIEYYMKNASLIRESLSKLGLNVYGGINAPYIWVKTPDNMDSWEFFDLLLNEAQVVGTPGAGFGPGGEGYFRITAFNTLKNTEEAMERISKLSF; this is translated from the coding sequence GTATCTATGAAATTGAAGGTGCAAAAGAGGTGGCTATTGAATTTAAGAGCTTCTCTAAAAATGCAGGGTTTACAGGAACAAGATGTGCCTATACTGTAGTTCCAAAGGAAGTCATGGGTTACGATAAGGATGGAAACCCATATTCTTTAAACTCGTTGTGGAACAGGAGACAGACCACTAAATTCAACGGAGTCTCATACCCTGTTCAGGCAGCAGCTAAAGCAGTGTATTCAAAAGAAGGGCAAAAAGAAATTAAAGAATATATTGAATACTACATGAAAAATGCAAGCTTAATAAGGGAAAGTCTGTCTAAATTGGGATTAAATGTTTACGGTGGAATTAATGCACCTTATATATGGGTTAAAACACCAGACAACATGGATTCATGGGAATTCTTTGACCTTCTTTTAAACGAGGCACAGGTAGTTGGAACACCAGGTGCAGGTTTTGGGCCAGGTGGTGAGGGTTATTTTAGAATAACTGCATTTAACACTCTTAAAAACACTGAGGAAGCCATGGAGAGGATATCAAAATTATCCTTTTAA
- a CDS encoding adenylosuccinate synthetase: protein MTCSILVGGSFGDEGKGKCITYLCYNDKPDIIARAGVGPNAGHSVEFKGDKYGLRLTPSGFFHKDARLLIGAGVLVDPQVFIHELDYLNKYDVKGRTFADYRCAIIEEKHKEQDRASDYLSKKIGSTGTGCGPANADRVNRIAKLAGDVDELKDYITDVPKEVNEALDDEKDVFIEGSQGFGLSLYYGTYPYVTSKDTTASTAAADVGVGPTRIDEVIVVFKSYITRVGAGPFKTEISQEEAEKMGLEEYGVVTGRRRRVGTFDMDLAKEACMINGATQIALTCVDRIFKEYERVKDYSKLSGEVKRFIEEIEEGTGVPVTIISTGPDLEDTIDLRDELL from the coding sequence ATGACATGCAGTATATTAGTTGGTGGCAGCTTTGGAGATGAGGGTAAAGGAAAATGTATTACTTATCTTTGTTACAATGATAAACCTGATATAATAGCAAGGGCAGGCGTAGGGCCAAATGCAGGCCATTCTGTAGAATTTAAAGGAGATAAATACGGATTAAGATTAACTCCGTCTGGATTTTTCCATAAAGATGCAAGACTGCTAATTGGGGCAGGAGTACTTGTAGATCCACAGGTTTTTATACATGAACTTGATTATTTGAACAAATATGATGTAAAGGGAAGGACATTTGCTGATTACAGATGTGCAATCATAGAAGAGAAACATAAAGAACAGGACAGGGCTTCAGACTATCTATCCAAGAAAATAGGAAGTACAGGTACGGGGTGCGGACCTGCAAATGCAGATAGGGTAAACAGGATAGCTAAACTTGCAGGAGACGTGGATGAATTGAAAGATTACATCACTGATGTTCCTAAGGAAGTTAATGAAGCACTTGATGATGAGAAAGATGTTTTTATTGAAGGATCACAGGGTTTTGGCCTGTCACTGTACTATGGCACATATCCATATGTAACAAGCAAAGATACAACTGCAAGCACTGCAGCAGCAGATGTGGGTGTTGGTCCAACCCGTATAGATGAAGTAATTGTGGTATTTAAGTCATACATCACCCGTGTGGGTGCTGGACCGTTTAAAACTGAAATATCACAGGAAGAAGCTGAAAAAATGGGTCTTGAAGAGTATGGGGTTGTAACCGGCAGAAGAAGGAGAGTAGGGACATTTGATATGGATCTTGCAAAAGAGGCCTGCATGATAAATGGAGCTACACAAATTGCATTAACATGTGTTGACAGAATTTTCAAGGAATATGAAAGGGTTAAGGATTATTCAAAGCTTTCTGGAGAAGTTAAAAGATTCATTGAAGAAATTGAAGAGGGGACTGGAGTTCCAGTAACTATAATCTCTACAGGTCCAGATCTGGAAGATACAATTGACCTGAGGGATGAACTTCTTTAA